The genomic DNA CACCACGACCTTCTCAAACCGGATAGCTGTTTCTACCCGGAACAACGCCTGCCCGCGACCTGGGACGCCGGTGACGACGTCCCCGTCCCTCAGGTCACTGGCATGGACGTTGCGCAGGTCCCCGGCCAACAAGCTCAGGGTCTGTCCCATCACGGCTGGGGCTTCGGTGTCGGTGTCGTCGGTGTCCTGGTTCAAGCCCATGTCGTTCATCAGGTCCGCGATCTTCAACTGCACACCGGCGAGTTCGGCGGCGTGGTCGAACGGCCGGGCGATGGTGTCCTCCAACGACGGAACCGCCGCCTCGTGGGCAGCTTGTTTGGCGCGCAGGTCATCCCGGATATCGGCAGTTGCCGCCGCTGTGTTCTCCAACCGGCGCAGCATCCCCAACGGCTCAGCCGTAACCAGGGCGTCCCAGTCGACATGGACGGTGGCGGCCTCAGAACCACCAATCCTGTATTCGAGGCCGCGATGGTAACGGCCTTCAACACTCAGCCCTCCCAGAGTCCCTAGCTTCTGATAGGGCCCGGCCCCTGCAGGCAGGGGCTGAATCCGGGACAGCACCAGGCGCCGCAACGCCGCACCCGCGTCCGCCCGGGACAGGTGGACGGTGCCATCGACGGTCATCCTGAACCAGTCGCCGCTGGTGCTGGTGTAGGCGGCGGCCGCGGCGCTGATCACGGGGAGCTCTTGGCTGATGCTTGCCAGCGCTGAGCGTGTAATAGCCAGTTCGCCCTTGCCACGGCGTTGGGCGTCAAGGTAGGACCGGTGGAGGGATTGGAGGCGGGATTCTTCCATTTGCAGGGACGCCAGTTGCTCGAGGCGGGGATCCCCGGACAGTGCGGCTGCTGCTTGTCCGGCTGAGAGTTCCAGGTCCCCGAATCCGTCATCCATGGTCCTGCCTTGCACGTCGCCGCGTTTGAGCTGGTTGATGAACTCGGCCTTTCTGGCCACCATGTCCCACATGTACACATCGAAGGTTTCCGCGGTGGCGTAGAAGTGGATGGACACGACATCGTTCTGGTTGCCTTGCCGCAGCACCCGGCCCTCACGTTGTTCCAGGTCCGCGGGCCGCCACGGCACATCCACATGGTGCAGGGCCACGGCCCGGTCCTGGACGTTCGTGCCGGTTCCCATCTTCTCCGTCGAGCCGATCAGCACGTTCACCCGCCCGTCCCGGCACCGGGCGAACAATTCTTTCCGCGCCGCATCTGTGGCCGCGTCGTGGATGAACGCGATTCGCTCCGGGTCCATGCCCAGGCTCACGAGTTCGGCTTTGATGGACTCGTACATGCTGAACCGTCCCTCACTGTTGGGAACGGCCCTGTCACAGAACAGCAGCTGCAACGCACCGGTAGTCTCCGAAGGGCGGCCATCAGGAGTCGTGAACACCTTCTCGCGGGTTTTCTGGTGGATGCCCCAAACCTCCGCGGCGACCTCGTTGGGCCTGCCACCGTCAGGATCTCCGGGCAGCCCTTTCAACCGTGGGTCCAGGGCGACCATGCGCCCGTCGTTGGTGATCTTGGGCATGTTGTCCTCTTTAGGGTCAACACCTGAGAGGTTCTTCGCCCTCTCCCCCAGATCCTTCACGTATTCGACCACGGCGGCCGAGGGGTGGCGTTTTGCCAGCTGCCGGTCCTTGCCTTCGAGGGTGGGTAGTTTCGCGGTGATGTCCGATACGGTCACGACGTCGGAGAACTGGTTTGTGATCTTCAGCAGCTCGGGCAGGTTGATGTACTTGTTGATCCGCTCGACCTGGTCATAGCCTCCCCCGGCCGGGGAGATCCGTAACACCGTGGAACGTTCGGTGAACTGGTTCGCCCAGGAGTTCACATCCTCCAGCCCTGCCCTGGCTAGCAGGTCAGGGCGGAGGTAATGCTGCATGACCCACATTTCCGACATGGAGTTCGCTACCGGGGTGCCGGTGGCGAACGTGGCCACGGCCGGCAGATACCCTTCCCGGTAATAACCGCCGCGGATGGCGTCTTCGGTCTTGCTCTCCCTCAAGGATCGTAGTTTGAAGTCCAGGTCCGAGGCGCGGTCCGATCCGGTGCATGCCAGTTCGTAAGAGTCCGATTGGCGGAACAGGTTCTTGAAGTGGTGTGCCTCGTCTACGAACAGGTAGTCGATGCCGGTCTCTTCGAACGTGACACCGACGTCCTTGCCTGTGGTGATCCGCGCGTGGCGTTCCTCCAAGCGTTTTATGGCCCGTTCAATGGCTTTGATCCGGGCCTTTTCCTCCCCGGACATCTTTGCCTTGGACGCCCGTAGTTCGGTGATTTGTTCTTCGAGCCAGATCTGGGTTTTGGCCGGGTCAACCTGGATTTTTGCGAACACGGTTTGCGGGATGACAACGGCGTCCCAATCCCCTGTCGCTGCTGCGGCGACCCAGAAGGCGCGCTCGGATGCGTTGATGCCGGTCGGGACAGAAAGGACATTGGCGCTGGGGTACCAGTCCACGAAGTCGCGGCTGACCTGATCGACCAAGTGGTTCGGGACCACAATGGCTGGCTTGTTCGCGATCCCGGTCCGGCGCAGTTCCATCGCACCCATGACCATGGTGCCGGTCTTACCGGCACCGACGACGTGATCGATCAGTACGGTTGGTTCGTTCAGGATCCTCGCCACTGCCGAACGCTGGTAATGATGCGGGGTGTAGTCCGCGTTCAGGCCCGGGAAACTCAACGCCTCCCCCGCAGCCTTGTAGTCCGGGGAGGCTTGGGAGTTGAACATGGCGTTGTACGTGGCGGTGATGCGTTCGGCCCGGGCGGCGTCGGTGAAGATCCACGTTCCGAAGTCCTCGGCGATCTTGGCGGCCTTGTCGCGGGCCTCCAAGGTGGCTTTGACGTCCTTGACCTGCTTTTCGTTGCCGTTCGAATCCGTAATGGTGCGTCGGATCACGATAGTGCGGTTGTTCATGAGCGACTGCAGCAACGCCAGCGGTGTCCTGTCGGCGGTGGCGTAGGAGAACCGGACTTCGGGGGTGAACTTTGGGCTGCCGTTGGCGCTGCGCAGCTCCCACGCCCCGTCGATCTCGTTCGTGGCCACCGTGGCGGCGACCCCGAACTTCTCCGCAATGAACTCCTCGTAATCCCCGGCCTCGACATAACGGACCCCCGGTTTGGCGATGATGTCCATCGCGGTGACCTGCTCCGGCATGGCTGCCTCCAGCGCAGTCACGTTCGCCTCGAACAGGCTCTGATCCTTCGCGGCCGTACGGGCCGCTTCCAGCTTGGCCCGTACATCACCGGAAAGGTACTTCACGGCCGGCAGCAACTCACCGGTGGCAGGGTCCTCAAAGACCAGGGTGCCCAGCAAGTCCCGCGCCCGGGTTGGGTCAACTTCGAGCAAGCCTGCGATCCGGTCCAGGTCCACGATCCGTGATTCGTCCAAGCTGATGGCCAGGGCGTCCGCGGCGGAGGCTGCACTTGTGGGGCGTTCCCGGAATGCGAGTACGTCCCGGTCGAACACGGCGGCCTTCCGCGCCAGCCCGGTCTCCTCGTCAAAGTGTTCCAAAGCCAGCAACAGGCCCCGCCCCGGATCCCCCTTCAGTACGGCCAAATGTTCCTGTTTCCGCACAGCGTCCTCGGCGATGCTGGCCTCTTCTTTCCAGGCAGCCAGCAAGGACGCGGGGACGGGAACTTCGGATGCCGGCACATCGCCGTCGGCGGGTAAGCCAAGCCGCCACGTCTTTTCCAGTGCGGCAAGACGGACACTGACGACCGCGCTGGTTGGAGGCTTTTCCCGCAGGACGAAGCGGTTGATGGGGCCGTATTTCCAGGAGTACGCATCGTAGGCTGCGTTCAGGTCTCGGCGCAGGGCATCCCGTTCGTCCTCGGGTGCCCCAGAGCGTTGGGAGTCGATAACAGCCCTGGCTTGGTCGCGTACGGCCAGCAGGGCAACGACTTCCTCCCTACGGGCGGCGGGGACTTTGACGGGTTCCCAAAGGCGGGACGCGTTGAACCGTTCGAAGGCCCCGCCCAAGTACCTGACGTGCCCGGTCACGGCCTCTGCCTCTTCACTTCCCCTGTGCAGTCCCGCAGGGAACGTTCCTTCAGGGGCCGGTACGGGAACGGGTGCGTACCCGTATCCTGCAGTGGTGGCCTCGGCGAGCTGTGTTGTGAGTTTGTCGCGGATCTCATCAGCCAGCACCGCCCCTGACGGGCCGTCAATGCTGATCGTGGCGTCGTTGTACATGCCCCGGCCCACGGAAAGGACTCCCAGGACCGCGTCGTCGTTGGCTGCGAACCAGCCGCCGATTGCTACTTGTGTTGGTTCCCCAGTCTCCCGGTGGGTGGCCCAGGTGGTGGAGGGCTGCACCCAGGCGTTGATGCGGTCCTCATCGGGGCGTTCATCGGCTTTGCGGCGGCGGAACACCAACAGGTCGGTGGCGACCTCGGTACCGGCGACGGTTTTGAAGGCATTGTTGGGCAGTCGGACCGCGCCGACAAGGTCCCCGTACTTCGCGATTTCCCGGCGGGCCTTGGTCCCTTGGGCGTCCATGGTGAAGGTCGAGGTCAGCACGGCTACATACCCGCCCGGGGCCGTCAGCCGGAGGGATTTGGCGATGAAATAGTTATGGATGCTCAACCGGGAAGTGTTGTACCGGGCGTCATGGACTACGAAGTCACCGAACGGCACGTTACCAACCACCGCCGAAACTGACCCTTCGGGGATCGTGGTGTCTTGGAATCCCGCCGCGCGGACATGAGCGGCAGGGTAAAGGAAAGACGCGATAGCCGCCGTCGTCGAATCCAGTTCGACACCAGCCATAACAGCCGATTCCGGGGCCTGTCCGATGAAGTTCCCTGCCCCACAACCAGGCTCCAGCACCACTCCACGATCGAACCCGGATCCTTGCAGGCAATCCCAGAGAGCCTTGACTACGGCCGGGTCGGTGTAGTGGGCGTTGATCGTGGTCGCGGACGCTTGGGCGTACTCCTCGGCCGAGAGCAAGGACTTCAGCTCTGCCCGTTCGTGAGCCCATTCCTCACGATGTTCTTCAAAGATCTGCGGAACGGCACCCCAGGAAGACCACCGGGCTAGAACGTCCTGCTCCGCGCCTGTCGCGTGCCGTCGCTCCGACTGCAGCTGGTGCAGCAGCCGCAGCGCTTCCATGTTCGCCGAGGCACGGGACTTCGCACCCGAGGGCGGGAGAACCTGGACACCCGGCCGGAAATCGAGCGGGATACCGGCTAATCGTCCAGGTACTGCTCCGCTTGCGGGGACACGATCGAGGTCCACACGGTCCAGCCTGGGACCGGGCTCTTGCCTTGGCTGATCATCCAGTCGAAGACGGTCTCCAGAATCCGGTCGAGCCGGTCTATCGTGATCGCTCCCTCCTTGTGGGTCAGTGCCATGAATTCGGTCTCGTCGGCCGTCAGAGGCAGCAACGGGCTGTTGTCCCGTTTCAACTGTGCCCAGTACGCCTTCACCAGGTCGAAGAACTCCGGATCCGCTTCCGTCAACGGGGCCTTCAACCTGTCCAGGATCGACTTCTCGTCGTACAGGTCCTCGAAGAGGTCCACCAGGGGCGCCATGTAGGGCGGTGAGGCCTGCGGTTCCTTCCAGGCGTTCGGATCCGTCTCCCACGCCAGAGATGCCTGAACGTCCTCCTCCGGCGGGAACGGCCGTTCGGACATCACTTCGCGCAGTTGGGCCTGCTCCATCGGGTTCATTTTGGTCCTCCTGCTGGTTGAAAAAATCGAAGTCATCGAACAAGCTCGGCTGGTTCGGATCGGCTTTCTTGCGAGCCATAGCGGCCTTTCAGGTTTACATAACGTGGGTATGTCCACGGGGAAGTCAAGTCAGGAAAAAAGTTCAGGGGGGCATTGAGCTGAACAAGGCCGTGGCCCGCCACCTAGGATGGTGACGGGCCATGAAGGGCGTGGGCAGCAGATCAGGACCTGGTCAGACCCCAGCGGGCATCGACTGATGCTTGGTCGGCAGTGACCGGAACATCCACACCCGCCGCTTGGGCCTGGGGCGGCTGGGCCGTGTTCGGTTCGATCCGGACAGACGCGAATTCCAAGGACGCGGAAACGTCATCAGCCCAAATCCGGTGGTTCAACCCGGGAGAACCGTCCTTGGCCACGTACGGGA from Arthrobacter sp. 31Y includes the following:
- a CDS encoding helicase-related protein yields the protein MDLDRVPASGAVPGRLAGIPLDFRPGVQVLPPSGAKSRASANMEALRLLHQLQSERRHATGAEQDVLARWSSWGAVPQIFEEHREEWAHERAELKSLLSAEEYAQASATTINAHYTDPAVVKALWDCLQGSGFDRGVVLEPGCGAGNFIGQAPESAVMAGVELDSTTAAIASFLYPAAHVRAAGFQDTTIPEGSVSAVVGNVPFGDFVVHDARYNTSRLSIHNYFIAKSLRLTAPGGYVAVLTSTFTMDAQGTKARREIAKYGDLVGAVRLPNNAFKTVAGTEVATDLLVFRRRKADERPDEDRINAWVQPSTTWATHRETGEPTQVAIGGWFAANDDAVLGVLSVGRGMYNDATISIDGPSGAVLADEIRDKLTTQLAEATTAGYGYAPVPVPAPEGTFPAGLHRGSEEAEAVTGHVRYLGGAFERFNASRLWEPVKVPAARREEVVALLAVRDQARAVIDSQRSGAPEDERDALRRDLNAAYDAYSWKYGPINRFVLREKPPTSAVVSVRLAALEKTWRLGLPADGDVPASEVPVPASLLAAWKEEASIAEDAVRKQEHLAVLKGDPGRGLLLALEHFDEETGLARKAAVFDRDVLAFRERPTSAASAADALAISLDESRIVDLDRIAGLLEVDPTRARDLLGTLVFEDPATGELLPAVKYLSGDVRAKLEAARTAAKDQSLFEANVTALEAAMPEQVTAMDIIAKPGVRYVEAGDYEEFIAEKFGVAATVATNEIDGAWELRSANGSPKFTPEVRFSYATADRTPLALLQSLMNNRTIVIRRTITDSNGNEKQVKDVKATLEARDKAAKIAEDFGTWIFTDAARAERITATYNAMFNSQASPDYKAAGEALSFPGLNADYTPHHYQRSAVARILNEPTVLIDHVVGAGKTGTMVMGAMELRRTGIANKPAIVVPNHLVDQVSRDFVDWYPSANVLSVPTGINASERAFWVAAAATGDWDAVVIPQTVFAKIQVDPAKTQIWLEEQITELRASKAKMSGEEKARIKAIERAIKRLEERHARITTGKDVGVTFEETGIDYLFVDEAHHFKNLFRQSDSYELACTGSDRASDLDFKLRSLRESKTEDAIRGGYYREGYLPAVATFATGTPVANSMSEMWVMQHYLRPDLLARAGLEDVNSWANQFTERSTVLRISPAGGGYDQVERINKYINLPELLKITNQFSDVVTVSDITAKLPTLEGKDRQLAKRHPSAAVVEYVKDLGERAKNLSGVDPKEDNMPKITNDGRMVALDPRLKGLPGDPDGGRPNEVAAEVWGIHQKTREKVFTTPDGRPSETTGALQLLFCDRAVPNSEGRFSMYESIKAELVSLGMDPERIAFIHDAATDAARKELFARCRDGRVNVLIGSTEKMGTGTNVQDRAVALHHVDVPWRPADLEQREGRVLRQGNQNDVVSIHFYATAETFDVYMWDMVARKAEFINQLKRGDVQGRTMDDGFGDLELSAGQAAAALSGDPRLEQLASLQMEESRLQSLHRSYLDAQRRGKGELAITRSALASISQELPVISAAAAAYTSTSGDWFRMTVDGTVHLSRADAGAALRRLVLSRIQPLPAGAGPYQKLGTLGGLSVEGRYHRGLEYRIGGSEAATVHVDWDALVTAEPLGMLRRLENTAAATADIRDDLRAKQAAHEAAVPSLEDTIARPFDHAAELAGVQLKIADLMNDMGLNQDTDDTDTEAPAVMGQTLSLLAGDLRNVHASDLRDGDVVTGVPGRGQALFRVETAIRFEKVVVHELAETDEAPEPLNLSPYASVELVSRPQTSLTPFERVFLDVPETDAVTTADADVKTGERITLQRPALNPDTRLPTGRTVMVTGTVQVSSNEWVVTDDHGAKHAFGYNRWGNAGSPVLRHGVLDPEQLAAEAAKEAAQAAVVRADMFLPGDVLLENVDGLGQRGDVAVGRSLYHGPRFADPVTGDARETQGRYVPRVVAYQPGRFVTVEETTTLFPDNYGPTIAELRCGDVVSAHQLDRNQARRDNVTVTGVGGGTMVDLNYRFEDGATGTCRRRSDQKISVHARRYGALTELEKASLQAPGTVTGISAGSLNSELQGRWVRMNATKGETSVWNKGLYVTGQLVEVTKVPAANRYAQATMRVVVEEPGGARTRWALLENSEVLLWEGELPETPLDHTGMDVSFPVGPIDPPAAPEDAIIDGGTFLSDHLTATTVNLGPALAHSETPAPAAASADGGGVAPVLEHTADGSSMTGVGRDATVLHGLLKDAGFKFSRRQELWYLNSTWKPETRDVKVRQLLSAAERKDIAIDIEDPGPTRRMALLKEGDGIRIAPGTAVIHGVDGFGIHQTFDPSYELVAEVAEGRISSHRVPVRVNVAGRSHSFEVSHESGALEVVSPSETEDWQTGYGPAMVPWVSTDLDARYGRKVRDLDPGQCVSLTGKEISLQELKSFQRTRFDDATVLAVHRGPVEHIRYVLLEQEQTRVWVEATAADTVPVHKTTTTSGKGFTPPRFSIRHVNDVPLGEDVCATGFKPTDNDRYHQIVTATGALTGVHERASGEYDLSIRTDQGLVSIRQGEQHGYAPEVTTLTPGTTTEPTAPDKPEGPEVEFAPDPLHLVQESSGPAL